One Parachlamydia acanthamoebae genomic window, AGTGTGGGAATTCCTCTAGGAAATGCAACTTCTCAATTATTTGCAAATGTTTATCCTCACGAGCTGGATGATTTCATCAAGCAAGAACTCCGTGAGCGATATTATCTACGTTATTGTGATGATTTCATTATTTTATCTAATGATAAAAACCATTTAGAATCTTTAATTTTTCTTATTCGAGAATTTCTTATAAAAAGGCTCCAATTAGATCTTCACCCAAAAAAGTTGATT contains:
- a CDS encoding RNA-directed DNA polymerase, which translates into the protein MGIPLGNATSQLFANVYPHELDDFIKQELRERYYLRYCDDFIILSNDKNHLESLIFLIREFLIKRLQLDLHPKKLI